The proteins below come from a single Chelmon rostratus isolate fCheRos1 chromosome 12, fCheRos1.pri, whole genome shotgun sequence genomic window:
- the LOC121615487 gene encoding histamine H3 receptor-like has product MVMMVTLVVVIVLGNALVILAFKVDKSLRRQCNYYFLNLAISDFLVGAFCIPVYIPYILTGRWTLGRGLCKLWLVMDYLLCSASVFNIVLISYDRFLSVTRAVSYRARQSMTHQAIIKMIAVWVLAFVLYGPAIIFWELVVGRSRVPKDECFAEFYYSWYFLLSASMLEFFSPFISVAFFNLSIYLSIRRRRRHSREVQLHPQLNEPTSAQGEGIPLSHNWGFGMKLAVRGSIHSQTSSPSLGKLDPSTSRAAQPSRLSRDKKIAKSLAIIVCVFAICWAPYTLLMIIRAACRGRCIQHHWYEVTFWLLWLNSAINPFLYPLCHSSFRRAFSKILCPRRHTTPPSSVLRAGQ; this is encoded by the exons atggtgatgatggtgacttTGGTTGTTGTGATAGTTTTGGGCAACGCGCTGGTCATTTTGGCCTTTAAAGTGGACAAGAGTTTGAGAAGACAATGCAATTACTACTTCCTGAATTTGGCAATATCAGATTTTCTTGTAG GGGCGTTCTGCATCCCAGTCTACATCCCCTACATCCTCACGGGCAGGTGGACACTGGGCCGAGGACTGTGCAAGCTGTGGCTGGTCATGGACTACCTGCTTTGCTCCGCGTCCGTCTTCAACATTGTCCTCATCAGCTATGACCGCTTCCTGTCAGTCACCAGAGCA GTAAGTTACCGTGCCAGACAGAGCATGACTCATCAAGCCATAATCAAGATGATTGCTGTCTGGGTGCTAGCCTTTGTCCTGTACGGCCCAGCTATCATATTCTGGGAGCTGGTGGTGGGCAGAAGCCGCGTGCCAAAGGATGAGTGCTTTGCGGAGTTCTATTACTCTTGGTACTTCCTGCTGAGTGCCTCCATGCTGgagtttttctctcctttcatctcGGTGGCTTTCTTCAACCTCAGCATTTACCTCAGCATTCGCAGGAGGAGGCGCCACAGCAGGGAGGTCCAGCTCCACCCTCAACTGAACGAACCTACCTCTGCCCAGGGGGAAGGTATCCCACTGTCCCACAACTGGGGGTTTGGGATGAAACTGGCTGTAAGAGGCTCTATCCACTCCCAGACCTCCTCTCCCAGTTTGGGCAAACTCGATCCCTCAACCAGCAGGGCTGCCCAGCCTAGCCGCCTGTCCAGGGATAAGAAAATTGCTAAGTCCCTGGCTatcatagtgtgtgtgtttgccatctGCTGGGCTCCATATACCCTACTGATGATCATCCGTGCTGCCTGCAGAGGGCGGTGCATCCAGCATCACTGGTACGAGGTCACCTTCTGGCTCCTGTGGCTCAACTCTGCTATTAATCCATTCCTGTACCCACTTTGCCACAGTAGCTTTCGTAGGGCCTTTAGCAAGATTCTCTGTCCAAGGCGGCATACTACTCCCCCATCATCTGTCCTTCGTGCTGGCCAGTGA